The sequence ACCGCGCGCGCCGTGCCGTCGGCGCCGAGCGCCGAGCCGCGGACGGCAAGCTCCTCGGTCGCTCGCGAGCTCGCATCCGGAAGCTGGGTGCGCCGTTTGCGCGCGAACAGCGTGTTTATGAGGCGCAGCAGCATGCGCGCCGCGCCCCGGGAGCGCTTAAACCGTGCCGCCGACCGTCAGCGCGTCGATGCGCATCGTCGGCTGGCCGACCCCGACCGGTACGCTCTGGCCTTCCTTGCCGCACGTGCCGACACCGGTGTCGAGCGCCATGTCGTTGCCGATCATCGACACCCGCGTCAGCGCATCGGGACCGTTGCCGATGAGCGTGGCGCCTTTCACCGGGTACGTGACTTTGCCGTTCTCGATCGCGTACGCTTCCGACGCCGAGAACACGAACTTGCCGTTGGTGATGTCGACCTGGCCGCCGCCGAAGTTCACCGCGTAGATGCCGTTCTTGACCGACGCGATGATCTCCTGCGGGTCCTTGTCGCCGGCGAGCATGTAGGTATTCGTCATGCGCGGCATCGGGATGTGCGCGTACGATTCGCGCCGCCCGTTGCCGGTCGGCGCGACGCCCATGAGCCGCGCGTTGAGGCTGTCCTGCAGATAGCCGCGCAGCACGCCGTTCTCGATGAGCACGTTGTGCTGGGTCGGATTGCCTTCATCGTCGACGTTGAGCGAGCCGCGGCGCTCTCGCAGCGTGCCGTCGTCGACCACCGTCACGCCGGGCGCAGCGACGCGCTCGCCGATGCGGCCGCTGAACGCCGACGTGCCTTTGCGGTTGAAATCGCCTTCGAGGCCGTGGCCGACCGCTTCGTGCAGCAGCACCCCGGGCCAGCCCGGTCCGAGCACGACCGTCATCGGTCCCGCGGGCGCCGGGCGCGCGTCGAGGTTGACGACCGCCTGATGGACCGCTTTCTGCGCGTAATCCTGCAGCACCGAGTCGGTGAAGTACGCGTAATCGAAGCGCCCGCCGCCGCCCGCGCTGCCCTGCTCGCGCCGGCCGTTGTCCTCGACGATGACCTGCACCGAGAGCCGCACGAGCGGCCGCACGTCGGCCGCCATGAGACCGTCGGAGCGCGCGACCATCACGACCTCGTACTCGGCCGCGAGCCACGCCATCACCTGCGTGACGCGGTTGTCGAGCGAGCGCGCGTAGCGCTCGAGCCGCTCGAGCAGCGACACCTTGTCCTGGTCGTTGAGGCTGTCGAGCGGATCCTTCGCGGCGTAGAGGTTGCGAGCGCCGCCGCGCTTGACCACCTGCACGCCGCCCGCCTGGCCCGCGCGCGCGATCGCACGCGTGGCTTCCGCCGCGGAGGTGAGGGCCGGCAGGCTGATGTCGTCGGAGTACGCGAAAGCGGTCTTTTCCCCGCTCACCGCGCGCACGCCCACGCCCTGGTCGATGTTGAAGCTGCCCGACTTGACGATGCCTTCCTCGAGGCTCCACGACTCGCTGCGGCTGTACTGGAAGTACAGGTCGGCGTAATCGACCTTGTGCGTCATGATCTGGCCGAACACGCTCTGCAGCCGGTTATCGTCGAGCGAGTACGGCGCGAGCAGGATCTCCTGCGCGGTGTCGAAAGGCAGATCGATGAGCGAGATGCCGGAAAGGTTCTGCGTCTGTGTTTGCGTCTGAAGGCTCACGGTGGCTGGCTTTGAAAGAGGGCAGTAAGTAGAGACAGCGGTTGCGCCGGTAAGTTTACGGGAGCACCCGGTGCGACAGCGCCGGCAGGCTCTGCCGCACGCGTTTGAGGTGCGCGTGGTCGATGTCGCCCACCACCACGCCGGTGCCGCCGGGCAGGCGGTCGACGACCACGCCCCACGGGTCGACGAGCATGGAGTCGCCGTTGGTCTCGCGCCTGTTGGCGTGACGGCCGCCCTGCGCGGGCGCGAGCAGATACGCGAGGTTCTCGATCGCGCGGGCGCGCACCAGCGTCTCCCAGTGCGCCCGTCCCGTCGTCGCGGTGAACGCCGACGGCGCCAGGATGAGGTCGACGCCTTTCATCTGGCGATACAGCTCGGGGAAGCGCAGGTCGTAGCAGATCGACAGCCCGATCTTCCCGAACGGCGAATCGAAGGTGACGACTTTGTCTCCGCGCTCGATCGTGCGCGGCTCGGAATAGCTCTCGTTGCCCTGCTCGAACGCGAAGAGGTGGATCTTGTCGTAGCGCGCGACGCACTTGCCCTGATCGTCGTACACCAGCGTCGTATTGCGGACCTTGTCTGCAACCTTCGCGACGAGCGGCACCGAGCCGCCGACGAGCCAGATCCTGTACTTGCGCGCGGTCTCGGCGAGAAAGCTCTGGATCGGACCCGCGCCCTGCTCCTCGCGCACCCTGACCTTGTCGCGCTCGTCGAGGCCGAAGATCGGGAAATACTCGGGCAGGGCGACGAGCTGCGCGCCGCGCTCGACCGCGGTCTCGATGAGGCGGCCGGCTTCCTTCAGGTTGTCTTCGACGACGGGGCCCGAGGTCATCTGGACCGCGGCTACGCGCGCTTTCGTCAGAGTGGTCATGGCGTGATCTCTAGCGTGATGGATGCGCCCGGCGCCGCGTCGGCGCGCAGGACCGTACGCCGCGAGTCTATCGCGAGCGCGGCCAGCCAGGAGCGCAGTTCTTCCGCCTGCACCAGCGGCTCCTGCCCGGGACCGTGGTGGATCACGATCCGGGCTTCGGGCTTGGCGAGCGCGGCCGCGACCGCGCGCCGCACGTTCTCCTGGTCGAGCACCGCCCGGGCGGTGCGCGGCCGGTCCCAGAGCTCGGGCGGCACGTCGAAGGTCTGCGCGCGGGCGCCAACTGCCGACAGCGCGGCCAGGACGAACAGCATTCTCGCGATCAAGGCGTTCCTTCGGGCGTGGTCAGCGCGGCACGTTCGGGCTTGGCGACCTGGGGATCGGACCAGCTTCCGGTCACGATGTATTCGAACGAGATGAGCTGCTCGATCGGATCCTTGAGGATCTTCTGCGCGAGGAACGCGGCGACGCCGGCGACCGGTCCGCCGACGAGCGACGCACCGAGCGCAACACCTTCGGAGAGGTGGGGGATCACGCGCACGCGCAATTTCTGCGTCTCGCGCACGAGATCGACGTCGCCGGTCATCACCACGCGCGCGGCGGGACCGGCCATGCGGAAGTTGTCGGCGCTGGCGACGCCGCGGTCGATGCGCGCGCCGCCGACGATGCCGTCGAACGCGAAACCCTCGCTGAAGATGTCGCGGAAATCGAGCGAGATGCGCCGCGGCAGCGATTGCAGCGAGAGGATGCCCAGCAGCTTGCCGAGGCCCGGTTCGAGCTTCACGAACTGGCCTTTGGCCGCGTCGAAGTTGAGGTTGCCCGAGAGGCTCGGATAGTCGAAGTCGAGCGGGCCTCCGCTCCACGCGAGCTGTCCTTCGATCTTCGCGGTGCCGCCCTTGATGCCGGCGGGCAGCGCCCAGCGCGCGAGCGCCTTGCCGATGTCGCTCACGTCCATCTTCACGTTGAGCCGGGTGCGCGGCTGCGCTGCGCCCGCCTGCCATACGCCGTCGGCGTTGAGCACGTTGTCGGCACTGGAGACGCGCAGGCGCTCGATCTTCCAGTCGCGGCCTTCGTGCAGCGCGTTGAGCTCGAGCTTGCCGAGCTGCTTCTGGCCGTACTGGAACTGGTCGACGACGACGTCGAGCGCCGGAAGGTCGGGGGATTTGGCGGCGGGCTTCGGAGCGGTCTTGTTGTCCGACGCCGCGAGCGTGAGCCGCTTGAAGCGCGCGTTGAGGCGTCCCTTGCCTTCGCCGCGCCACGTCGCGGTGCCTTCGATCTCGCGGCCGTCGAGCGTGAGCTGGGTCGCGCCGCTCTGCGGTGTCGCGACGATGCCGACGTCGTTGAAGCGACGGCCGAAGAATCCGATCTGTCCGACCGTGACGTCGAGGCCGCCGAGCTGGGAACCGCCTTCGCCCGGATCGCCGGGACCGCCGCGGGTGAACGCGATCCACTCGTCGAGATCGACGCTCTTCAGCGCGCCGCGCACCCATACGCCGGGCTTGTCGGGCTCGCCGGCTTCGCCGCCACCCAGGCGCACGGCGCCGCGCTCGATCACCGCCTGCTTCTCGTCGCCGCGGCGTATCAGGTCCGCCCTGACGATGTCGCCGTACGCCACGAGCAGCCGGTCCTGCTGCGGCGCCAGGAACCGGCGCTCGATCCGGACCGGGACCGCCTCAGACGCGGTCTTCGCGAACGGCGGCGGCAGCGCCGACGTCACGCCGACGAGGTTCGATTCGACGACGAGGTCGGGAATCTTCCGGCGCAGCGTGAGCACGCCGCGCCAGTCGGTCGAGCCGCGCAACTGCTGCATCCAGCCGGGTGCGGCGATCTTGCGCAGGTTGTCCATGTTGACGCGGCCCGCCAGGGTCGCGCGCATCGTCGCGTCCTTGGGCACCGACGCCGCGGTCACCGTGAGCGGACCGCCGAGGAAGTTGGCGCTCGCGGTCGGCACGCGCACCGAAGCTTCGGTGAACTCGATGCGCCCGTTCGCCTGCTCGAGCGGCGGCACGTCGCGCTCGAACACGATGTTGTTGTTGCCGAACGCGTACACGCCCGAGACTTTCGTCGACGGCAGCTGGCCGAGCGGCAGCGTGAGCTTGAGCGCGAGGCGCCCCGTGCCCTGCGCCTGTATGCCTTCGGTGAAGCGGTCGATCATCTCGGTCACCGGGCTCTTCGCGATGAATGCGAGGAAGTCGCCCGTGAGCCCTTCGGCTTCGCCGCGGACGTCGAGCACTTCCGGACGCGCCTTGAGGTCCGGGATCTCGCCGGCGACCGGTCCGATCTTCACACCGCTGATCGTTCCGCGGCGGGCGGCGAAGTCGAGCCGCGTGCCGCGGAACTGGAATTCGCCTTCGATGTTCTCGATGCGCGGCCAGCGCTCGGCGTAATCGAGGATGCCGCCGCTCACCTTGGCCGCGACGTGGAAGATACCGCGCTTGTCGCCGGCGAACGGGAAGTCGTCGAGCTTGCCTTTCAGCCTGAAGCGCACGTCGTTCGATTCGCCCGCGACGACCGCGCGCTCGAGCCACGCGCGCACCTTCGGGAATTCGCCCGCCGGAAGGTACTTCGGCGCCGCGCGCGCATTGGCGCGCGACAGGGTGCCGGTGAGGTCCGCTTCGCCGCGCCCGGCCGAAGACACGCGATAGGTGCCGAAGAGCGTGCCTGCCGCATCCGCGTTCGAGAACGACACGTTGCTGAGCTTGAGATCGACGTGATCGGCCGCGCGCGTCCACGCGATCTGCGCGGTGAGCGTGTCGAAGCCGAGCGCGTCGGTGAACACCGCCGGCAAGTCGAGGCTCGTGCGCTCGCCCACGACGTGCAGCGTGCCGCCTTTTTCGGTCGCGTCGACGTTGCCGCTCACGCCCGAAAGCCCCGGGGTCTTCTCGAAACGATTGACCGCCAGCGCTTCGAAACGTCCGCGCACGCTGTAGCGCTGCGGCGCCGGCAGCTCGCCCTGCCACTTCATCACGACGTCGTGCAGCCGCCCGCGCGGCGAGTACGCGACGAGCCGCGCGCGCACATCGTCGCCGAGCGGCAGGCGGTCGGCGATCGTCACGAGCGGCGCGAGCTCCAGAGCATTGGCCTGCAGCTCGCCCGCCTGCGTGCCCTTGCCGTCGTTCGTGATGCGCAGCAGGAAATCGGCGGGCGGGAGCGTGGTGCCGGCGCTCGCGAGCTCGAGCCTGGCCGTCGCGAACTCGAAGCCGCGCGGCACGCGCTTCCACGAAAGCCTGCCGGCAAGCGCATCGAGCTCGAGCTCCGGCAGCTCTTTACGCAGGCGCGTGCGCACGTCGCCCAGCCTCACGTCGGCGACGATCTCGGCGAGCCGGTGATCGCTGAAGGTGAGCCAGGTGCGCAGCGCGCCGCTGCCGCGCGTGAGCTCGACCGGGACGTCCACCCACGCGTTCCACGCGGCGAGGTCGTCGGACTGGAGCTGCATGAAGATCCGCCCGTTCCAGTTCGACACGACGTCTGCGCTGTCGCCGCGGACGTCGCCGCGCACGTCGAGCGGTCCGGCGAGCGCTTGCGGCGGCGTCGCGCGCAGCCCGAAGCGATGGCGGCTGCCGCGGTTGACCATGTGCAGGTTGACCGATGAGAGCTCCAGCCTGTCTGCCTTGCGCACCTCGTCGGTCCACGCGACCTTCGCATCGTGCACCTCCACGTCGGGCTGATCGAGCAGCCATTCGGTGAAACCGCTGTGACGCTTGTCGTCGATCTCGAGCTCGATGCCCGCGACCGACAGTACGCCTCGCGCGTCGCGCCGCACCTCGAGCTGAGGGCTGAAGATGTCGAGCGCCTGGAAATGGAGATTGAGCGCCGCGAGCGAGCGCCACGCGATCGTGCTCTCGACGCGCTCGAGCTCGAGGGCCGGCTTATCGGAGCGGTCGTACACCGTGACGTTGCCGAGCACGAGGTGCGGCCGCATCCCGTCCCAGTCGCCCGAGATGCTGCCGATGGTGATACGCAGTTGCGCGGCACGGCTCACCGCCGCGGCGATGTCGTCGCGGTAGCGGTCGATGTTGGGGAGAAACCAGTAGCGCAGCGACAACACCACCGCCGCACACGTCAGGGCCGCGGCTATCAGGGTCCACGCGAACGCGCGCGAGGTCCAGATCGAGCTCTTTCTTACCCAGCCGAGCGCGGCCGCGAACGCCACTTTTTTGCCTGATATCCCGAAAAATGCGATAGTCGAACGAGGTGTCGCCAATTGTACTCTCAGTGCTCCGGCCACTGCATGGAATCGCCTGATACGCCGGCAGCTACTGCCGCCCCAATTTCACCGTCCAGTCCGGCATCTCCCTACGATCGCGCAGCGTGCTACAGCCGCTACGTGCGGCGCATCGTCGCCGCCGATTCGGACCTCGTTCGCCGCGTCGAGTTCGATCGCACGTGGACGGGCGCGCGCATGCGCGAGCGGCTGGCGGGGCTCGAGAAGGAAGGCCATCCGCTTACGCGATCCTTACGCGTGCTGCGCAAGGAGGTCATGCTCGCGCTCATCGCGCGCGATCTCTCCGGTCTCGCCGCGCTCGACGAAGTGGTCGCGACCGTAACCGCGCTCGCCGAGGTCGCGCTCGGCGCGGCGACCGACGGTGTGCATCGCGAGCTCGCGGCACAGTACGGCGAGCCGCGCGGTTCGAGCGGAGCGTTGCAAAAACTGCACGTGGTCGGCATGGGCAAGCTCGGCGGCGGCGAGCTCAACGTGTCTTCGGACATCGACCTCATCCTGCTCTATCCCGAGGAAGGCGAGACCGACGGCGCTCGTTCGCTGTCGAACCACGAGTTCTTCACGCGCCTCGCGCGCAGGCTCTCGGGGCTACTGTCGGAAAGGACCGAGGACGGTTACGTGTTCCGCGTGGATCTGAGGCTCAGGCCGTACGGCGACAGCGGGCCGGTCGTCGCGAGCTTCGACATGCTCGAAAACTATCTGGTCACGCAGGGCCGCGAGTGGGAGCGCTACGCGTGGATCAAGGGCCGCGTGCTCACCGGCGACCGCGGAGACGAGCTGATGGAGCTGGTGCGGCCGTTCGTTTTCAGGCGCCATCTCGATTTCAGCGCATTCGAATCGATGCGCGACCTGCACCGCCAGATCCGGGTCGAGGTCGAGCGCCGCGACATCGCGGACAACATCAAGCTCGGTCCCGGCGGCATCCGCGAGATCGAGTTCATCGTGCAGCTCTTCCAGCTGATCCGCGGCGGGCGCGACGCGCCGCTGCGGCGCCAGCCGACGTTGGCGGTGCTGCCGCTGCTCGCGGAGAAGCGCTTGCTCGCCGCCGAAGCCGTCGCGGAGCTCACCGCAGCGTATGTCTTTCTGCGCAACCTGGAGCACCGGCTGCAGTATCTCGACGACGCGCAGACCCACGCGCTGCCGCGCGCACCCGAAGACCGCGAGCTCGTCGCGCAGAGCATGGGGTTTGGCGACTACGCGAGCCTGCGCGCCGCGCTCGAGCGCCATCGCGACACGGTGACGCGGCATTTCAACGACACCTTCGTCGCCTCGTCCAGCGGCACCGACGACCTTGCGTCGGTCTGGCACGACGCACCCGCCGGCAGCGAGGCGGCCGGCGTTTCGGCGCCGCTCGCGAAGCTTGGATTCTCGAATCCGGCGGAAGTCCAGCGGCGGCTCGCGGCCTTTCGGGACGGCTCGCGCTTTCGGCAGATGCCGGCGGCGAGCCAGGCGCGCATCGGGAGACTGATGCCGCGCGTGCTCGAAACCGCGGCTGCACAGGAGAAACGGGACGAGACGTTCGAGCGCATGCTGCAGCTCCTGGAGAGCATCAGCCGCCGCGAGTCGTACCTCGCGCTGCTCGAGCAGTATCCGCAGGCGCTCGCCCGCGTAGCCGAGCTGATGGGCGCGAGCCCGTGGGCCGCGCAGTACCTGACGCAGCACCCGATCCTGCTCGACGAGCTCCTCGACGTGCGCACGCTGTACGAAGCGCCGGACTGGCCGACGCTCACCACGGCGGTGCGGCGCGAGATCGC is a genomic window of Burkholderiales bacterium containing:
- the glnE gene encoding bifunctional [glutamate--ammonia ligase]-adenylyl-L-tyrosine phosphorylase/[glutamate--ammonia-ligase] adenylyltransferase, whose product is MESPDTPAATAAPISPSSPASPYDRAACYSRYVRRIVAADSDLVRRVEFDRTWTGARMRERLAGLEKEGHPLTRSLRVLRKEVMLALIARDLSGLAALDEVVATVTALAEVALGAATDGVHRELAAQYGEPRGSSGALQKLHVVGMGKLGGGELNVSSDIDLILLYPEEGETDGARSLSNHEFFTRLARRLSGLLSERTEDGYVFRVDLRLRPYGDSGPVVASFDMLENYLVTQGREWERYAWIKGRVLTGDRGDELMELVRPFVFRRHLDFSAFESMRDLHRQIRVEVERRDIADNIKLGPGGIREIEFIVQLFQLIRGGRDAPLRRQPTLAVLPLLAEKRLLAAEAVAELTAAYVFLRNLEHRLQYLDDAQTHALPRAPEDRELVAQSMGFGDYASLRAALERHRDTVTRHFNDTFVASSSGTDDLASVWHDAPAGSEAAGVSAPLAKLGFSNPAEVQRRLAAFRDGSRFRQMPAASQARIGRLMPRVLETAAAQEKRDETFERMLQLLESISRRESYLALLEQYPQALARVAELMGASPWAAQYLTQHPILLDELLDVRTLYEAPDWPTLTTAVRREIADADGDVEKQMDLLRHFKHVQTMRLLAQDLAGTLRLETLSDDLSDLACHILEIVVELAWAGVPHRHREKPAFAVVGYGKLGGKELGYASDLDIVFLYDDAAPEAPEAYARLARRISHWLTSMTSAGILYEIDLRLRPDGASGLLVSPLQSFRDYQMKHAWPWEHQALTRARFAAGDRAIGEAFEAIRIDILREQRDLAALRTAVLDMRRKMLDAHPNTSGLFDLKHDRGGIIDVEFIVQYLVLGHSHEHEELTKNLGNLALLKIAARLGLIPEDAALAAHDAYHRFRQLQHALRLQGERYARIAPEAARGEAQAVRALWSLALGDSPATP
- a CDS encoding YhdP family protein — encoded protein: MAFAAALGWVRKSSIWTSRAFAWTLIAAALTCAAVVLSLRYWFLPNIDRYRDDIAAAVSRAAQLRITIGSISGDWDGMRPHLVLGNVTVYDRSDKPALELERVESTIAWRSLAALNLHFQALDIFSPQLEVRRDARGVLSVAGIELEIDDKRHSGFTEWLLDQPDVEVHDAKVAWTDEVRKADRLELSSVNLHMVNRGSRHRFGLRATPPQALAGPLDVRGDVRGDSADVVSNWNGRIFMQLQSDDLAAWNAWVDVPVELTRGSGALRTWLTFSDHRLAEIVADVRLGDVRTRLRKELPELELDALAGRLSWKRVPRGFEFATARLELASAGTTLPPADFLLRITNDGKGTQAGELQANALELAPLVTIADRLPLGDDVRARLVAYSPRGRLHDVVMKWQGELPAPQRYSVRGRFEALAVNRFEKTPGLSGVSGNVDATEKGGTLHVVGERTSLDLPAVFTDALGFDTLTAQIAWTRAADHVDLKLSNVSFSNADAAGTLFGTYRVSSAGRGEADLTGTLSRANARAAPKYLPAGEFPKVRAWLERAVVAGESNDVRFRLKGKLDDFPFAGDKRGIFHVAAKVSGGILDYAERWPRIENIEGEFQFRGTRLDFAARRGTISGVKIGPVAGEIPDLKARPEVLDVRGEAEGLTGDFLAFIAKSPVTEMIDRFTEGIQAQGTGRLALKLTLPLGQLPSTKVSGVYAFGNNNIVFERDVPPLEQANGRIEFTEASVRVPTASANFLGGPLTVTAASVPKDATMRATLAGRVNMDNLRKIAAPGWMQQLRGSTDWRGVLTLRRKIPDLVVESNLVGVTSALPPPFAKTASEAVPVRIERRFLAPQQDRLLVAYGDIVRADLIRRGDEKQAVIERGAVRLGGGEAGEPDKPGVWVRGALKSVDLDEWIAFTRGGPGDPGEGGSQLGGLDVTVGQIGFFGRRFNDVGIVATPQSGATQLTLDGREIEGTATWRGEGKGRLNARFKRLTLAASDNKTAPKPAAKSPDLPALDVVVDQFQYGQKQLGKLELNALHEGRDWKIERLRVSSADNVLNADGVWQAGAAQPRTRLNVKMDVSDIGKALARWALPAGIKGGTAKIEGQLAWSGGPLDFDYPSLSGNLNFDAAKGQFVKLEPGLGKLLGILSLQSLPRRISLDFRDIFSEGFAFDGIVGGARIDRGVASADNFRMAGPAARVVMTGDVDLVRETQKLRVRVIPHLSEGVALGASLVGGPVAGVAAFLAQKILKDPIEQLISFEYIVTGSWSDPQVAKPERAALTTPEGTP
- the tldD gene encoding metalloprotease TldD; translation: MSLIDLPFDTAQEILLAPYSLDDNRLQSVFGQIMTHKVDYADLYFQYSRSESWSLEEGIVKSGSFNIDQGVGVRAVSGEKTAFAYSDDISLPALTSAAEATRAIARAGQAGGVQVVKRGGARNLYAAKDPLDSLNDQDKVSLLERLERYARSLDNRVTQVMAWLAAEYEVVMVARSDGLMAADVRPLVRLSVQVIVEDNGRREQGSAGGGGRFDYAYFTDSVLQDYAQKAVHQAVVNLDARPAPAGPMTVVLGPGWPGVLLHEAVGHGLEGDFNRKGTSAFSGRIGERVAAPGVTVVDDGTLRERRGSLNVDDEGNPTQHNVLIENGVLRGYLQDSLNARLMGVAPTGNGRRESYAHIPMPRMTNTYMLAGDKDPQEIIASVKNGIYAVNFGGGQVDITNGKFVFSASEAYAIENGKVTYPVKGATLIGNGPDALTRVSMIGNDMALDTGVGTCGKEGQSVPVGVGQPTMRIDALTVGGTV
- a CDS encoding carbon-nitrogen hydrolase family protein yields the protein MTTLTKARVAAVQMTSGPVVEDNLKEAGRLIETAVERGAQLVALPEYFPIFGLDERDKVRVREEQGAGPIQSFLAETARKYRIWLVGGSVPLVAKVADKVRNTTLVYDDQGKCVARYDKIHLFAFEQGNESYSEPRTIERGDKVVTFDSPFGKIGLSICYDLRFPELYRQMKGVDLILAPSAFTATTGRAHWETLVRARAIENLAYLLAPAQGGRHANRRETNGDSMLVDPWGVVVDRLPGGTGVVVGDIDHAHLKRVRQSLPALSHRVLP